Proteins found in one Arachis stenosperma cultivar V10309 chromosome 8, arast.V10309.gnm1.PFL2, whole genome shotgun sequence genomic segment:
- the LOC130944072 gene encoding kiwellin-like has product MAHKATSFFVILYCSLCLFTLINALSSCNGPCNNLNDCSGQLICINGRCNDDPDVGTHICTTPSPPSGGGGTCQSSGNLQCGTNSYPQYRCSPPVSSSTKAILTLNDFSEGGDGGGPSECDGNYHKNSEPVVALSTGWYNQGSRCLKMIRITASNGRSVLAKVVDECDSVNGCDSEHAGQPPCRNNVVDGSQAVWDALGLDTDVGVENVTWSMA; this is encoded by the exons ATGGCTCACAAAGCAACCTCCTTCTTTGTGATTCTATATTGTTCCTTGTGTCTATTCACTCTCATAAACGCACTCTCCTCCTGCAACGGCCCATGCAACAACCTCAACGACTGCTCTGGCCAGCTCATCTGCATCAACGGAAGGTGCAACGACGACCCTGACGTCGGCACTCACATCTGCACCACCCCCTCTCCACCAAGTGGTGGCGGCGGAACCTGCCAATCCTCCGGCAACCTTCAATGCGGCACAAACTCCTACCCTCAATACAG GTGCTCGCCTCCGGTGTCATCCTCCACCAAGGCAATACTCACCCTGAACGACTTCAGCGAAGGCGGAGACGGAGGTGGCCCATCTGAGTGTGACGGAAACTACCACAAAAACTCAGAGCCAGTGGTGGCACTGTCCACTGGGTGGTACAACCAAGGGTCGAGGTGCTTGAAGATGATAAGGATCACCGCGAGTAACGGGAGGAGCGTGTTGGCTAAGGTGGTGGACGAGTGCGACTCCGTTAACGGTTGTGATTCGGAGCATGCAGGACAGCCACCGTGCCGGAACAACGTCGTGGACGGGTCGCAGGCGGTGTGGGATGCTCTAGGGCTGGATACGGATGTTGGGGTTGAAAACGTTACTTGGTCAATGgcctaa
- the LOC130945735 gene encoding kiwellin-like: MAQKATSFIMVLSCSFCLFTLINGISYCYGPCNDFNDCDGQLICTNGKCNDDPDLGTHICRSPPPPRDHGSPPPPSGGSGTTCRSSGTLQCGTNSYPQYTCSPPVFSSTKAILTLNDFSEGGDGGAPSECDDQYHQNSEPVVALSTGWFNKGAFCLRYIRITSTRTGRSVRAKVVDECDSVHGCDAEHAGQPPCRNNIVDGSQAVWDALGLDSNVGEENVTWATA; encoded by the exons ATGGCGCAGAAAGCAACCTCCTTCATTATGGTTCTATCTTGTTCATTTTGCCTATTCACTCTCATAAACGGAATTTCCTACTGCTATGGCCCATGCAACGACTTCAACGACTGCGACGGCCAGCTCATCTGCACCAACGGCAAGTGCAACGACGACCCTGACCTCGGCACTCACATCTGCCGCTCCCCTCCTCCACCACGTGACCACGGATCCCCTCCCCCACCAAGTGGTGGCAGCGGAACGACCTGCCGCTCCTCCGGCACCCTTCAATGCGGCACAAACTCCTACCCTCAATACAC GTGCTCCCCTCCGGTGTTCTCCTCCACAAAGGCAATACTCACCCTGAACGACTTCAGTGAAGGAGGCGACGGTGGTGCCCCATCTGAGTGTGACGACCAGTACCACCAAAACTCGGAGCCAGTGGTGGCACTGTCCACTGGGTGGTTCAACAAAGGGGCGTTCTGCTTGAGGTATATAAGGATCACCTCAACCAGAACAGGGAGGAGCGTGAGGGCGAAGGTGGTGGACGAGTGCGACTCCGTTCACGGCTGCGACGCGGAGCATGCAGGGCAGCCACCATGCCGGAACAACATCGTGGATGGATCGCAGGCGGTCTGGGATGCTCTAGGGCTGGACTCGAATGTTGGGGAAGAAAACGTTACTTGGGCAACGGCCTGA
- the LOC130945736 gene encoding uncharacterized protein LOC130945736 encodes MLGLIEVKKEMVTKFNVARIWGSDRASWEFVGSVEASRGLLLIWDETIFKLHNCYKGDRWMCVEGVVVKNNFHCAICLVYGPHVRDDKISMWKELSYVVGLCQVPLCYLGDFNEILHLEERKGATSLSASAKDFRAWINDMELIDLALNDRKYTWFRGQSASRIDRSLVTIGWLDEYPEMRLRGGPRGFLRMVKKEWRGLGNIQFLDKMKALSAPLCRWHKQHFGNMNERIKRLEQEIQKVDDMVSIGHYDGTTEARRRALVKCCEKWYVRQELH; translated from the exons AAGTTTAATGTTGCTCGTATTTGGGGAAGTGACAGAGCCAGTTGGGAGTTTGTAGGTTCAGTTGAGGCGTCTAGAGGGTTATTATTAATATGGGATGAAACGATCTTTAAGTTGCATAATTGCTATAAAGGAGATAGATGGATGTGTGTAGAAGGAGTTGTGGTGAAAAACAATTTTCATTGTGCGATTTGTTTAGTGTATGGCCCGCATGTGAGAGATGACAAAATATCAATGTGGAAAGAACTGAGTTATGTTGTAGGACTATGTCAGGTGCCTCTTTGTTACTTGGGGGATTTTAATGAAATATTGCAtttggaagaaagaaaaggagcGACTAGTTTATCAGCGTCTGCGAAAGATTTCAGAGCATGGATAAATGACATGGAGTTGATTGATTTGGCGCTAAACGATCGTAAGTATACTTGGTTTAGAGGACAGTCAGCCAGTCGGATTGATCGGAGCTTAGTTACTATTGGGTGGCTGGATGAATATCCAGAAATGCGTCTGAGGGGAGGCCCAAGAG GGTTCTTGAGAATGGTGAAGAAAGAATGGAGGGGATTAGGTAACATACAATTCTTAGACAAGATGAAAGCACTATCAGCTCCACTCTGCAGATGGCACAAACAGCATTTTGGAAATATGAATGAGAGAAtaaagaggcttgagcaagaAATACAGAAGGTAGATGATATGGTTAGTATTGGGCACTATGATGGCACAACAGAGGCAAGGAGAAGGGCACTAGTAAAGTGCTGTGAAAAGTGGTATGTGAGGCAAGAGTTGCACTAG